A genomic region of Chlorobaculum parvum NCIB 8327 contains the following coding sequences:
- the mtgA gene encoding monofunctional biosynthetic peptidoglycan transglycosylase → MKLLRNLFLFILFILLVDVGRYFVVPDVAELKTVNPETTAFMESRKAQWRRDGIDRTISQRWVPLSRVSPMLVKAVLIAEDDKFWHHEGFDYEAIRNAVEKDIEAREFRFGASTISQQLAKNLYLSPSKNPVRKLQEAILTWRLERTLSKRRILELYVNTVEWGSGIFGIEAAAKHYYGISASQLTANQAARLAAVLPNPIRFKPNGTSRFVEKRARLIQGIMMRRGLVVPDYREVISEPDTTGSAQPDSVVVGIPEGLIDEALQADSTAEKGGDSAEKEPVHVESEQKSQSGD, encoded by the coding sequence ATGAAATTGCTCAGAAATCTGTTCCTGTTCATCCTGTTCATTCTGCTGGTTGATGTGGGCCGGTACTTCGTCGTGCCGGATGTTGCCGAATTGAAGACCGTCAATCCCGAAACCACAGCGTTCATGGAGTCCCGAAAGGCCCAGTGGCGACGTGATGGCATTGATCGCACCATTTCGCAGCGCTGGGTGCCGTTGAGCCGGGTTTCGCCAATGCTTGTCAAAGCGGTACTCATTGCCGAGGATGACAAGTTCTGGCACCATGAAGGATTTGATTACGAGGCGATCCGGAACGCTGTCGAAAAAGACATCGAAGCGCGTGAGTTCAGGTTCGGGGCGAGCACCATCAGCCAGCAACTGGCCAAGAATCTCTATCTGTCGCCATCGAAAAATCCGGTCAGAAAACTCCAGGAGGCGATTCTGACCTGGCGCCTCGAACGCACGCTTTCCAAACGGCGCATTCTCGAACTTTACGTCAACACCGTTGAGTGGGGGAGTGGGATTTTTGGTATCGAAGCGGCCGCGAAACACTATTACGGCATCAGCGCTTCACAACTCACTGCAAATCAGGCGGCGCGGCTGGCGGCGGTGCTGCCCAACCCGATAAGGTTCAAGCCGAACGGAACGTCCCGTTTTGTCGAAAAGCGCGCCAGGCTGATTCAGGGCATCATGATGAGGCGAGGGCTTGTCGTGCCCGATTATCGTGAGGTGATCAGCGAACCCGATACAACCGGAAGCGCTCAGCCCGATTCGGTGGTCGTCGGTATTCCGGAGGGGCTTATCGATGAGGCGTTGCAGGCGGACAGCACCGCAGAGAAGGGTGGTGATAGTGCTGAAAAAGAGCCGGTGCATGTAGAGTCCGAACAAAAAAGCCAGTCCGGAGACTGA
- a CDS encoding Glu/Leu/Phe/Val family dehydrogenase, translating to MQTIDDHPPEGTPAPEPFVLDTCTSAGAAKDNPFEIARRQLDEAATVIGLDPEVLELLRWPMREMHITIPVKMDDGSVRAFHGFRVQYNDARGPNKGGIRFHPDETIDTVRALAAWMTWKTAVMNIPLGGAKGGVICNPKAMSEGELERLSRSYIRQVGRLLGLTKDVPAPDVYTTPQIMAWMADEYSFMQGHNDFGVITGKPIALGGSLGRGDATARGGIICIREAAKALGIDLHGKIVAINGYGNAGSFAHKLVVEQLGMKVVAVSDSKGAIYQPDGIDYDAIMEHKRRNGTVGGFPGSTPLSNGELLKLNVAVLIPAALEDEITGANARDINAAIVAELANGPTTPKADKILHERGVYLIPDLLCNAGGVTVSYFEMVQNTSGWYWEEEEVHRQLEKKMTAAFSAVHEAALAWKVDNRTAAMIVAIRRIEEAMTLRGWV from the coding sequence ATGCAGACAATCGACGACCACCCGCCAGAAGGCACGCCAGCTCCCGAACCCTTCGTGCTCGACACCTGCACATCCGCCGGAGCAGCAAAAGACAATCCGTTCGAAATCGCCCGCAGGCAGCTCGACGAAGCGGCAACGGTCATCGGCCTCGATCCGGAAGTGCTGGAACTGCTCCGATGGCCGATGCGCGAAATGCATATCACCATTCCGGTCAAAATGGACGACGGCTCGGTGCGCGCGTTTCACGGCTTCAGGGTGCAGTACAACGACGCGCGCGGCCCCAACAAAGGCGGCATCCGGTTCCATCCCGACGAAACCATCGACACGGTCAGGGCGCTGGCTGCATGGATGACCTGGAAAACCGCCGTCATGAATATTCCGCTCGGCGGCGCCAAGGGCGGAGTGATCTGCAATCCGAAAGCCATGTCTGAAGGCGAGCTCGAACGGCTCTCGCGAAGCTACATCCGGCAGGTCGGTCGACTGCTTGGACTGACAAAGGACGTGCCCGCGCCTGACGTCTATACCACCCCGCAGATCATGGCCTGGATGGCCGACGAATACTCCTTCATGCAGGGACACAACGACTTCGGCGTCATTACCGGCAAGCCGATCGCCCTCGGAGGATCGCTGGGGCGCGGAGACGCAACGGCACGGGGCGGCATCATCTGCATCCGCGAAGCCGCCAAAGCGCTCGGCATCGACCTTCACGGCAAAATCGTCGCCATCAACGGCTACGGCAACGCAGGCTCGTTCGCGCACAAACTCGTTGTCGAACAGCTCGGCATGAAGGTGGTCGCCGTCTCCGACTCGAAAGGCGCAATCTATCAGCCGGACGGTATCGACTACGACGCCATCATGGAGCACAAAAGACGCAACGGAACCGTGGGCGGATTTCCGGGCTCGACACCGCTAAGTAACGGCGAACTGCTCAAGCTCAACGTCGCCGTGCTCATTCCGGCCGCCCTCGAAGACGAGATCACCGGCGCCAACGCTCGCGACATCAACGCCGCCATCGTGGCGGAACTGGCCAACGGCCCAACTACCCCCAAAGCCGACAAGATCCTCCACGAACGAGGCGTCTACCTCATTCCCGATCTTCTCTGCAACGCAGGTGGCGTAACGGTCTCCTACTTTGAAATGGTGCAGAACACCAGCGGCTGGTACTGGGAGGAAGAGGAGGTTCACCGACAACTCGAAAAAAAGATGACCGCCGCCTTCAGCGCGGTGCACGAAGCCGCCCTCGCCTGGAAGGTCGATAACCGCACGGCCGCAATGATCGTAGCCATACGCCGCATCGAGGAGGCCATGACACTGCGTGGCTGGGTGTAA
- the rd gene encoding rubredoxin — protein MQKYVCVPCGYVYDPADGDPNNGIDPGTPFEDLPEDWVCPVCGVDKSLFEPES, from the coding sequence ATGCAGAAATACGTATGTGTGCCTTGTGGCTATGTTTACGATCCGGCAGATGGCGATCCGAACAACGGAATCGATCCGGGAACGCCGTTCGAAGATCTTCCGGAAGACTGGGTATGCCCGGTGTGCGGAGTGGACAAATCCTTGTTCGAACCCGAGTCCTGA
- a CDS encoding c-type cytochrome codes for MNKINDMLTKAKVLALSGLMLWGFSSTASAAVDGKAVFDRSCSVCHSITPPPKSAPPILPISARYHQRYSSRAEGIKQMADFIKAPSKEKVLADQQAITRFGLMPAIPLSAEELAAVSAWVWDQYSGGQWGPGKGQGRGTGQGGCYQQ; via the coding sequence ATGAACAAGATTAACGACATGCTTACCAAAGCGAAAGTGCTTGCCCTGTCGGGCCTGATGCTCTGGGGCTTTTCTTCGACAGCGTCTGCCGCCGTGGACGGCAAGGCGGTCTTCGACAGGAGTTGCAGCGTCTGCCACTCGATTACGCCGCCGCCAAAATCCGCGCCACCCATTCTGCCTATTTCGGCAAGGTACCACCAGCGCTACTCCTCTCGAGCTGAGGGAATCAAGCAGATGGCTGACTTCATCAAAGCCCCCAGCAAAGAGAAGGTGCTTGCCGACCAGCAAGCCATCACCCGTTTCGGCCTGATGCCAGCCATCCCCCTCAGCGCTGAAGAGCTGGCGGCTGTGTCTGCATGGGTATGGGATCAGTACTCCGGCGGGCAATGGGGCCCCGGCAAGGGTCAGGGCAGAGGAACCGGACAGGGCGGATGCTACCAGCAATAA